One genomic window of Megachile rotundata isolate GNS110a chromosome 12, iyMegRotu1, whole genome shotgun sequence includes the following:
- the LOC100876598 gene encoding phospholipase A1, whose protein sequence is MSMFTSSLIFFAIHLMVHGWTVRNDLLMAHGWTKRAAIGPIQEAIQNGAASQYNRELCVWRRGNDRDSCPDPDIRVYLYANNRPRRELDSRESDWLRQDYDPTKENVLLIHGYAGGDDTLPIAVLRDAYLRNGSYNVFLVDWGALCASPCYPAAVSNLRPVARCLAGTLTTLRNLGLQIPRTTCVGHSLGAHICGIMANFLLFRMHRIIGLDPARPLMRPGYVNRLDSGDADFVEVIHTNAGYYGESGRMGHVDFCVNGGKVQPFCEDKQNYQLCSHVWVVCYMAQSIDNDGKQPMAEPCSRRCPSGPRIAARAGEYVTMGQHTPVGTRGSFCFTSKHPPYCPKYENGRGDERCCVPENNPVMF, encoded by the exons ATGTCTATGTTCACATCATCGTTGATTTTCTTCGCTATACATCTGATGGTTCACGGATGGACCGTAAGGAATGATTTACTGATGGCTCATGGATGGACCAAAAGGGCCGCTATAGGACCGATCCAGGAGGCGATCCAGAACGGTGCTGCATCGCAATATAACCGGGAGTTGTGTGTGTGGAGACGCGGAAATGACAGGGACTCCTGTCCCGATCCTGATATACGGGTATACCTTTACGCGAATAATCGGCCCAGAAGAGAATTAGATTCCAGGGAGTCCGATTGGCTAAGACAGGATTATGATCCAACCAAGGAAAATGTGCTACTGATTCACGGATATGCAG gcGGTGATGATACGCTACCTATAGCTGTCCTCCGCGACGCGTACCTCAGGAATGGAAGTTACAACGTCTTTTTAGTAGACTGGGGTGCCCTGTGTGCTTCACCCTGTTACCCTGCAGCAGTGTCGAACCTACGTCCCGTAGCCCGTTGCTTGGCGGGCACTCTGACCACGCTGAGAAACCTAGGTCTGCAGATTCCACGGACGACCTGCGTGGGTCACTCGTTGGGCGCCCACATCTGTGGCATCATGGCGAACTTCTTATTATTCAGGATGCATCGTATAATTGGCTTAGACCCCGCTAGGCCATTGATGCGACCCGGCTATGTAAATCGTTTGGACAGCGGAGACGCAGATTTTGTCGAAGTGATCCACACGAACGCCGGATATTATGGGGAGAGCGGTCGCATGGGGCACGTTGACTTTTGCGTGAACGGCGGCAAGGTGCAGCCATTTTGCGAAGACAAACAGAATTATCAGCTTTGCAGTCATGTCTGGGTCGTCTGTTACATGGCCCAAAGTATCGACAATGATGGTAAGCAACCTATGGCTGAACCCTGCTCGAGACGATGCCCTTCCGGACCTAGAATCGCGGCCAGAGCAGGAGAATACGTAACCATGGGACAGCATACCCCCGTAGGAACGAGGGGGTCTTTCTGCTTCACTAGCAAACACCCACCGTATTGTCCCAAGTACGAAAACGGACGAGGAGATGAAAGGTGCTGCGTGCCGGAAAATAATCCTGTTATGTTCTAG